TTTATACCTAACTTCGCACACATTACAGAACCACTAACACGACTACTGAAAAAAGACCAGAAATGGCACTGGggagaagaacaagaaaacgcAATGAACACAATCAAACACGCACTCACATCACCACCCACACTCGCATGCCCAGACTACACACAAACATTCACACTACAAACAGACGCTAGCGGAACAGGGATAGGTGCCGTACTAACACAATCTCTCGATGACGAAGAGAATGTAGTAGCATACGCTAGCCGTGCGCTAAGCGAGGCTGAACGTAAATACTCCACCACTGAGAGAGAATGTTTGGCGGTACTCTGGtccataaaaaaattcagaccaTACGTGGAAGGATACCATTTTAAGGTCATTACAGATCACCACGCACTGAAGTGGCttagagaattaaaaaacccCACAGGCCGACTTGCACGATGGGCACTAGAACTATTAGAATACGACTTTGACATTACACACCGAAAAGGTACAATGCACGACGTACCAGACGCTCTTTCAAGACGacacgaagacgaagaacacATAGAAACAATAGAAGACACGACAGACAAATGGTACACATACAAGAAAACACAAGTACAAACACGCCCAGAGAAAAACGAATCATGGCGAATCAGAAACAATCAACTATACTTTCACCGCCCTAACCCCCTACACTCAAACCTCCTACCAGACACAAACCCATGGAAACTAGTAATACCCAAAGACAAAATAACACACATACTACACGAAAATCACGACGTAACACAAGCAGGCCACTTAGGGATCGAAAAGACATACCAAAGAGTAGCCAAAGAATACTATTGGCCAGGGATGTACAGAGACACAGTAAactacataaaaaaatgtgacccatgccaaagaataaaaacaacacAAGCGCGACCGGCAGAGCTAATGGGTACTAGAATAATTGGAGAACCGTGGACAGTAGTAGCCTCCGACATCATGGGCCCACTCCCACTATCAAAGCAGAAAAACCAATACATCATAGTGTTCGAAGACCTATACACCAAATAGGTGGAAATTATTCCGATACGCAAAGCAAACGCAAAAACAGTAAAACAGACATTCCACTCACACGTAATATCACGATGGGGTACACCACGCATACTACTAACAGATAACGGCACACCATACATAAACAAACTCATACGCGAACtgacacaaaaattcaatataagaCACGCAACAATCCCCCCATACCACGCACAAGCCAACCCCGTAGAACGAGTCAACAGAACCGCTAAAACAATGATCCAAGCCTACGTAAACAACGACCACACAGAATGGGACATACACTAACAAGACTTACAATTCGCAATcaatacatgtacacacacatcAACTAAACACACACCAGCCTTTTTGAACCTAGGAAGGGCATTGAATCCTACACAATGTCTAAGGAATCAATTAGAGAACGACGACGAAATAGAATTACAAGACACAGACAGATGGACAGATCACCTAAGACGACTATAAACACTTAGAGACGAAGTACAGAGGCACTTAATAGaagcaaacgaaaaacaagCACACTACTACAACCTACGAAGACGAGACATTCAATTCAAGGAAGGAGACAGAGTACTGAAAAAGAACCACACACTCTCATCCGGGCCAGAAAGAACGGCAGCAAAgctaagtaaaaaattcataggccCATACATAATCACTAAGAAAATCTCACCTACAATATACGAGTTGACAACAAAAAGCGGTAAAAATATAGGAAAATGTCACATAGAAGacctaaaattatatacataatcaaATAAGCAATAAAAGAACCACGCCCGATAACACATCTCGAAAATAAACTAACATGTGTATTCACCCCACAGAACACAAACATGGAAAACAAACAACCGAGAATACCGACCCTGATGACACTGCGACTGACGAGACCGACGACAACAAATACAAACACAGAGAGAACACCACTACTACAAACACCAGGACAGGCCCCACACCCACACAGATACATGACCAGACGGGCACACCAACATACAAACACAGACGAGACAGAAGCCAGCACCTCCACACACCAACCACACACCACACATCAAACAGTACCACACAAAACACAACCCTCAAACACACCAGACACCGACACCGACACAGACTCCACCACCTCCACCGCAGAGACAGTTATACATATCGAAACAACACACACAACCACGCCACAGACACAAACGACGGACGACGACACAGACAATAACACCGACACCACCTCACTCACCGACACAGACGAACATACACAAACACCCCAACCAATCACACACACCACACGGGACTCAagacgatacaaaaaaaaaaaaaaaagagggacaaaacagaaaacactAAATACACTGACAACACCAAACCGACGGACGAACAACGACAGACGGAGGCCAAGGAAACAGAACACAACCTCCAACTCCAACGCAGAACCACGGAGAAGCAACCACGAGCCACAAGGAACAAGGAACAACGCAAAAACTCACCAAGGCCCACACCGACGAGAGCCACCGaaccaaaaccaaaaattGAAGTACAAATAGATTAAGAAAAACACCCGAGTtagtacaaaataatataagaataGAATAAGTAGATATAAGACAACCAACAACCCCACACCCAACGCACACCCCGCAAATACAACCCGACCCACATTTCCTAACCCCGACAGATCGGAGCAGACGACCACAGAAAACATAGACGAAATGACCACAAAACCCGCCACCGAAGCCGGCTCATCCTATAGGCCACGCCCCGcgtggggaggggggagttgtgacgttgcacctagagtgcaagtcacaacaaaccccaaacccgcggggaagagccgaacgcgTGAGTCCCGTTCCATCGGGAAACACCCGAAGGTAACCGAAGCCCACCGACGCTCGGCTGAGCCAAGCGCCAGCGAGCAGTACGATCACGGCCTTCCAAGCAGCAACCTCGAGGAGCCAGGAGaacgagcgagagagagagagagagagagagagagagagagagaacgaaagAGAGACCCAGAACCACACACCGATACACCCCGATACACATacgccgacgacaccaggAGGGAGAACGAGAGAGTCCCAGTTACACACCGCTACACACTGTTACACACACGCACCcgccgacgacaccaggttagcctgcattctacagccgatctgctcctcccctcgcaataccaaccctttctacctcacactccccgtcacactacacccccccccccccccccgcaaTACCGACCCTTCctacctcacactccccgtcaccctacacactccccccccccccccccgcgcgcgTATCTATAAGTTAGGATTAAGtgacgctaagggctgaggcgtgatcagcccccGTTAAagtctacaacccttttgtacCTTTCGTAGTTTAAGTCGACTCATTCCCCAGATCGCAACACAtgtaccccccccccccccccccccttcacaAATATACACACCAAGTTTTACCTAATCTATCGGCCCCGACTTTctcgccccgtctctaattgttcCCCCCTTCCACAGTATtagtgcggactcaaaacccgtcacatgACATAAGAGccgaaagtaacaatttataaagtgttcgagtttatacaaatcgtgtgttattctattctaaaggatattattatttggtaccaaGAACATCCATCCTGAACGATGGTTAttactagctggtcgtgatttttgtatctctctttttcgATTAATACGTTTGAtctaattgggggtagtgaagctcgACACCAACTCTAGTCTTACTTTTGACTGGATATTATGATAGTAAATTTTGTGGATTTAGAATGATACTCTACTATCGAAGGCTATGATTTTAAAGTGTCAATTTGTTGGTTTTGATatatgttaaaaattattccaaagattattaattaaaaatgataatgtagttattattataagcACTTAAAATTACCTGATTCGTTTTGAACTTAatttaattaaggaaaatggaatgaCATGAAAATGCCTATTGGCAAAATGATGAGACTTAGTAAAGCACAGTAAatatgatgaataagaattctcgacctcgtatgtaatatattgtagtattggtgatcggtcaattaagaaaacgtaattttagttaacgtttcgacccggatatgggccctcctcagaacgatttatttaaaaactgtcaaaaaaaaaaaaaaaaaaaaaaaaaaaaacaaaaggaaaataggacttaatcaaataaaattggtactaatagtaatcggacacaaatattgcagatgtaacattctcacagacaataaacattgttgatagtaagaccttatgaataattgtgataaggatgttttttggtgttatttaccttttaagttaagtatgtgtaataagatgtagtcgatttCACCATTACAATTGGCGGAAACAATGTTCTTTTTAGTGACGGTAGACGATGTCAATCTTCCAGTAGTTTTTTTAGTAGGAGTTAAAGGTTggtagtcatttatttaaaaaaattaaagaactatgttttttcacagtcaatatgtcatagtgttaaaaggttattaaagaaggtcaattagccatgaaattaattcacaggtgtcaattgagtggaggtaagctctttgtaattaaattctacatgtctaacgaaatattgttggttgaaccaattgggacaaccggtgaataacgactgatgggggaaaacacaataatccagagtgaaggtgaacatattataaacattatacagaaaaaacaataaatatttggtacGAAAGGTTATGTAGAAAGAACTTTAAATGGAgactaaataataattttttttttttttttttttttttttttaaattaaaaaaattagtttaggttaaacaatatttgttgtgtgggcagagattagaggtttgtaaatattgcttaaatgttcaacgtcttgtctgagatttaccgtattggtatgacctacaatgttgcacatttctaaaagcaatcttctgtaataattttgttcttcacaaaggatgtttgtgttgtcaaaattgaaagtgtgttgtttatcaatcctatgtttcgttagagctgtgtgccgttcatctgtctcatgtatattacgttggtgttccctaattctggtgttgagatgtcgacccgtttgacctatgtagacttgattacagtccttacacggtattttatatactacatttgaacgtttgcctatggggatcttatccttaccggtatcaaaaacaagttttaggtcttttgaatttttaccaacaaactttacattatatttatcgaataaacgattgagTGACTCGAATAGGCCGGCTACATATGGAATGGGGATATATGTAGTAGCAGGTCTATTGTTATCTTCGACaggagcagagtcaatattatggtcaagtatgttgttgatgtaggagcgtctcttattaatttgtttttgtaatagtccatgagggtaatcattagatcttagtacattgtatatgagcgccaagtttttttcctggaactcTGTACTAGCAAGTTTTATAGCTCTATCAACAAGGCTGATGatggtgcctattttgtaggacaaaggatggtgagagtcgaaattcaagtatctttttgaccatgtttttttgtgaaaccaatctgtctttatattattattgctgtgtatcaacaaaacgtctaagaaactgatggtattgttctcttctgtttcaatagtgaattgtattctaggatgatacccgttaaaaatattaagaatgtgatgtattttttcatttggaacggCAGTGAGAATATCATCCACATATCGAAAGTAGAACGGCAAATTAAAACCTAGATCGTTTATGCAAGAGGTTTCAAGGTCTTCCATGACGAGGTCTGACAAGATTGGGGAAAGGGGAGATCCCATAGGTAAACCAAATTGTTGTGCATAGgtctcgttattaaatttaaaaattgcggagtcaaaacatatttttaaggCTTTTTCTAGTTCAATCCAAGTACCCCAAAAACaacttaaataattatgtcaccgatcaaaaaatccgtgagaccatgaattttaaaaaaaataacccggaaataatgtttttaaaagccGACAAAGGTAATACGTCCGTTGCTATGTACAAAgacatgtataatgaaaaaatgagacaacAGCTTTCTGACACCACCACGTATAGAGTTTCTAGATATGATCTGTgtaattccctacaaaacagGGTGAATAAGCTCAGCTATAATTGGTTTACCTCTGaacttataacaaaaaatctacatcgaaACATTTCCACGTACAATAGTGTCCCTCCACGCGCATATGggcttccaaaaattcacaaagaggaTGTCCCTTTAAGATTAATTGTCTCCTTTGTTAATAGCCCGACATATTCCTTAGCCAAAACTATCAATTCATGGCTCACCACTAATATTAAACCTCCCATCTCGAGAGTAaaagatagttttttattagtcgataaaattaagacATTGATTATCCCGGACAACTACACCTTAATATCTTTAGatgtaatttctttgtttacgaatGTTCCTACAGTTCTCGCACTACGTGCAATAAACAACCGTTGGGCTACTCTAGAAAATAAGATCCCAATCCCTAGGATTGAACTAGAAAAAGccttaaaaatatgttttgactccgcaatttttaaatttaataacgagacCTATGCACAACAATTTGGTTTACCTATGGGATCTCCCCTTTCCCCAATCTTGTCAGACCTCGTCATGGAAGACCTTGAAACCTCTTGCATAAACGATCTAGGTTTTAATTTGCCGTTCTACTTTCGATATGTGGATGATATTCTCACTGccgttccaaatgaaaaaatacatcacattcttaatatttttaacgggtatcatcctagaatacaattcactattgaaacagaagagaacaataccatcagtttcttagacgttttgttgatacacagcaataataatataaagacagattggtttcacaaaaaaacatggtcaaaaagatacttgaatttcgactctcaccatcctttgtcctacaaaataggcaccatCATCAGCCTTGTTGATAGAGCTATAAAACTTGCTAGTACAgagttccaggaaaaaaacttggcgctcatatacaatgtactaagatctaatgattaccctcatggactattacaaaaacaaattaataagagacgctcctacatcaacaacatacttgaccataatattgactctgctcctGTCGAAGATAACAATAGACCTGCTACTACATATATCCCCATTCCATATGTAGCCGGCCTATTCGAGTCActcaatcgtttattcgataaatataatgtaaagtttgttggtaaaaattcaaaagacctaaaacttgtttttgataccggtaaggataagatccccataggcaaacgttcaaatgtagtatataaaataccgtgtaaggactgtaatcaagtctacataggtcaaacgggtcgacatctcaacaccagaattagggaacaccaacgtaatatacatgagacagatgaacggcacacagctctaacgaaacataggattgataaacaacacactttcaattttgacaacacaaacatcctttgtgaagaacaaaattattacagaagattgcttttagaaatgtgcaacattgtaggtcataccaatacggtaaatctcagacaagacgttgaacatttaagcaatatttacaaacctctaatctctgcccacacaacaaatattgtttaacctaaactaatttttttaatttaaaaaaaaaaaaaaaaaaaaaaaaaaaaaaattattatttagtcTCCATTTAAAGTTCTTTCTACATAACCTTTCgtaccaaatatttattgttttttctgtataatgtttataatatgttcaccttcactctggattattgtgttttcccccatcagtcgttattcaccggttgtcccaattggttcaaccaacaatatttcgttagacatgtagaatttaattacaaagagcttacctccactcaattgacacctgtgaattaatttcatggctaattgaccttctttaataaccttttaacactatgacatattgactgtgaaaaaacatagttctttaatttttttaaataaatgactaccAACCTTTAACTCCTACTAAAAAAACTACTGGAAGATTGACATCGTCTACCGTCACTAAAAAGAACATTGTTTCCGCCAATTGTAATGGTGaaatcgactacatcttattacacatacttaacttaaaaggtaaataacaccaaaaaacatccttatcacaattattcataaggtcttactatcaacaatgtttattgtctgtgagaatgttacatctgcaatatttgtgtccgattactattagtaccaattttatttgattaagtcctattttccttttgttttttttttttttttttttttttttttgacagtttttaaataaatcgttctgaggagggcccatatccgggtcgaaacgttaactaaaattacgttttcttaattgaccgatcaccaatactacaatatattacatacgaggtcgagaattcttattcatcatatCTACAAAATTGGATTACTTCAGAGAACTAAAATGGGTTTTATTCTAAACATCGAACGTATACATGGAAAAACTACAGCTGGTCACTTACGACGCTGGATCAAGACagctgataaattgaataggatGAAGAACCATCGTATCTTCCTACTGCGCtgtaagaatgaaagaataacacCCAAGCACCTAAAATTCTCTAATAATACCTtagacaacattttttttaatttgccaaAATCAAGAACAAAAGCTATACAACTCGCAACCGAGTTCCAAAGTTCTCTTTTGAAACTAGAAATCAATgatctacacacacacatcatCAATTCCGAAAGAACTATGTGTTACCtctctgaaataattaatttaaaacttggTAGTACTTtgggaaagaaattttttgaatcacaaaATCGGATGCTcaacaacaaatttattaccataaagaacaagaatatcaaaaaattcacaaacttaCTGGctctaaaaaaatctttgaacaaacaaaaaaaatcttattcaattggacaaactaccaaaaaaaattggctaatTAATCTAACCGATACTCCTATTCCAGAAAACGTCACGGAAATAGTACAATTAGGTCAAAATTTCGGTCGCACATATAACAAACGTGATCTTCCTGTCTTCAACCTTATTTCtaactttgaagaaaaaatcacgagtATTCCAAATGAGTTAAGAAACCAAGCCAGATCCGATCTTACCAACCGTGTACTTTGTTTCCCTAAGTACCCCAAAAACaacttaaataattatgtcaccgatcaaaaaatccgtgagaccatgaattttaaaaaaaataacccggaaataatgtttttaaaagccGACAAAGGTAATACGTCCGTTGCTATGTACAAAgacatgtataatgaaaaaatgagacaacAGCTTTCTGACACCACCACGTATAGAGTTTCTAGATATGATCTGTgtaattccctacaaaacagGGTGAATAAGCTCAGCTATAATTGGTTTACCTCTAaacttataacaaaaaatctacatcgaaACATTTCCACGTACAATAGTGTCCCTCCACGCGCATATGggcttccaaaaattcacaaagaggaTGTCCCTTTAAGGTCCCGCTGACCTGGCATGTCctatatatatttcgtgacgtcagaAGCGGGGAAATCGCCCGCACAAATCCTGATAAAACGGGGGTATGAATCtgactgggaaaatttttaaaagatagcttgaataaaattgtacgtctGTATCTCAGTCACTACTATCGCAGATCACTGATAAcgtctaataaaaataatgatgaactcAATAAAATCACGTCGCGTTAAAGATGGCCGATCGGGCTAGCGACTTGTTGAATAATCACCGTTTGTACGAtatcagaatttctttcacttttgccAGGGAGATACAGACGTACAAAAACACACACGTAATCCGGGAAAACCTATAGCACCAGTCAGTTTGCTGTAAATATGGCACGATTTGTGCGGGCGATTTTCAGGTGACAGGAGCCCGTTCTGATGCACGAGAAGTCTGTAATttagttcaacgttgaacctcCAGAAGCGCTGTAGTCGACCGAAGCGGTACCAGATGGTAAAATG
The Neodiprion fabricii isolate iyNeoFabr1 chromosome 1, iyNeoFabr1.1, whole genome shotgun sequence DNA segment above includes these coding regions:
- the LOC124181326 gene encoding salivary glue protein Sgs-3-like, whose product is MENKQPRIPTLMTLRLTRPTTTNTNTERTPLLQTPGQAPHPHRYMTRRAHQHTNTDETEASTSTHQPHTTHQTVPHKTQPSNTPDTDTDTDSTTSTAETVIHIETTHTTTPQTQTTDDDTDNNTDTTSLTDTDEHTQTPQPITHTTRDSRRYKKKKKRGTKQKTLNTLTTPNRRTNNDRRRPRKQNTTSNSNAEPRRSNHEPQGTRNNAKTHQGPHRREPPNQNQKLKYK